The bacterium sequence TTTGTTGATTCTACCATAACGCAAATACTATGTAGTACTTTAATGTCGTTGTCGTGACAAAACTTTACTGCTTTTTCGCTCTCTGCCCCCGGTTGTAACCAAACTCTTTTAATTCCTTTTTTTAGGCATTCCTTAACAATTTTCTCTGTTACAGCAGGAGGGGTAACTATATCCGCAACATCTATATCAAAAGGTATATCGCTTATGCTGCTGTAGCAAACTTTTCCATCAACCGTTTTTATGTTTGGGTTAACTGGATAAACTTCGTACCCTTTGGCGGTGAGGTCTTGTAAAATTTTATATGCAATCTTTTCTTTATTTCGGAACGAACCGACCACAGCAAACTTTTTTTGGCTAA is a genomic window containing:
- a CDS encoding CoA-binding protein, which translates into the protein MNNLVSDFLSQKKFAVVGSFRNKEKIAYKILQDLTAKGYEVYPVNPNIKTVDGKVCYSSISDIPFDIDVADIVTPPAVTEKIVKECLKKGIKRVWLQPGAESEKAVKFCHDNDIKVLHSICVMVESTK